The genomic window cacaacacacacacaacacagtgaccagacacacaacaataacaataataataataataataataataataataataataataataataattttttatatagcacctttcatagtgtcCAATACACACAGACCAGACACAAGTGCGTGGCAGTGTGCACTGGGCAGAGCGTGGCAGGGTGTACTGGGCAGTGCGTAAGGAGCAGTGCGTGGCAGTGTGCACTGGGCAGAGCGTGGCAGGGTGTACTGGGCAGTGCGTAAGGAGCAGTGCGTGGCAGTGTGCACTGGGCAGTGCGTGGCAGGGTGTACTGGGCAGTGCGTAAGGGGCAGTGCGTGGCAGGGTGTACTGGGCAGTGCGTGGCAGGGTGCACTGGGCAGTGCGTGGCAGGGTGTACTGGGCAGTGCGTAAGGGGCAGTGCGTGGCAGTGTGCACTGGGCAGTGCGTGGCAGGGTGCACTGGGCAGTGCGTAAGGGGCAGTGCGTGGCAGTGTGCGCTGGGCAGAGCGTGGCAGGGTGTACTGGGCAGAGCGTGGCAGGGTGCACTGGGCAGTGCGTGGCAGGGTGCACTGGGCAGTGCGTGGCAGGGTGTACTGGGCAGTGCGTGGCAGGGTGTACTGGGCAGTGCGTGGCAGGGTGCACTGGGCAGTGCGTAAGGGGCAGTGCGTGGCAGGGTGTACTGGGCAGTGCGTGGCAGGGTGTACTGGGCAGTGCGTAAGGGGCAGTGCATGGCAGTGTGCACTGGGCAgagcatactgtacagtgcatgccAGTGTATCAGTGTCTCTCCTCACCTATGATGGCCTCCTTGAGGTTGGAGTCGACAGGCAGGATGTTTTTCTCGATGAGCTCGATGGGCCCCGGTCTCTGAGCGATCTTCTCATTCAAGTCGTCCGCCAGGCGCGCTCTCTTCAGCTTCAACTGCTTGGCCTGCAGGGAGGGCTCTGCTGAGGTCTCTGCAACACAGCAGCTCTGCGTGAACACACTGGGGAGGGGGCTCCCATAGACTGCCATTGCAGGCTGGTTAACAAAGTCCAGCTTTTATCATAGAGTCCCATTGCAGGCTGCTTAATACAGTCtagcttttattattatatgaagaatactgtaaatacgcatatttttaatcacttaaaaataaatacaggaaccGTTTGCCTTCTTGCCTAGCACTACCTGCTACAGTGCATTTAAGAACCTGGCAGCCAGTCTAGTCTGCTTCACTGACAGAGGTGAAAACGGAATGTCTTTAAAAGCTGGGCGTAAACGAACTATTATAAAATTTAGAGTGCCAGCAGCAAGCTCAGCtgtgtgtcttcttaaactcCTAGCAAATCCAGGAACGGATCAAAAGggtgtgcagcgggagtcttactGCCAAGCCTGTGCTCTGTACAGGTCGCGCTGGCGTCACTGTGAAGAGGTGCTGCGTGTTGGGTCAGCGGAGCTCCGCACGGTGCTGTGGTTCTCATTCATCACTTACCTTCAAGGATGTGCATTCTGACCAGCTCCGATCTTTCGGGGCGGCTTCGAATCTTTCTCTTGAGATAGTCctctgtctgaaacacacacacagacagttacATTAGAGCAGGGCTCAAATCACTTAACccttcagtgccttttaaaacctgttttactctgggggaaaaaaatattttaaacagcgcgtgtgaaaataaattggacccgacgcgcctgacaagcgctgaataaatggaccgcaaagggttaactgaaCTCACACTTAGTTAACTAGACCTTTTGAATTGTTCTCAGCTACTAAAAGGAGTTGAGATTTCAAGTTTCTTACACAGTTAACTGTGAGAAGCCCTGCGCAGCACTGTAACTAACTGTGATTGAACAAAGTAGCTTTGTAATTGAAATTCCAGGAAACAATGCTGCTGTATATAATGGATGGTATGTATTATACACAGGGCAGGAAAGAAGGctctttgcacagcagtgtgatccagtccaggttttactaccagcttgatcagcccccagtgtgtctagggaacaagctcaggtgtgtcttattattaaactcctagtgaaagcaggactggatcacactgctgtgcagcgggagtctgattattaaactcctagtgaaagcaggactggatcacactgctgtgcagcgggagtctgattattaaactcctagtgaaagcaggactggatcacactgctgtgcagcgggagtctgattattaaactcctagtgaaagcaggactggatcacactgctgtgcagcgggagtctgattattaaactcctagtgaaagcaggactggatcacactgctgtgcagcgggagtctgattattaaactcctagtgaaagcaggactggatcacactgctgtgcagcgggagtctgattattaaactcctagtgaaagcaggactggatcacactgctgtgcagcgggagtctcactTCCATCTCTGCCGTGTTACATAtgtaactagaactgaagagcagcctcTGGATAGTCAAAGCGACACTTTATACTAAACAGTATTCGACACTGCAATGAGGAACGCGGCTCCAGGACAGGAATGGACGTGGAAGAAGCTGAAACGGCCCTTACCCGAGCTCGCTCTAAACTCTTCCTCTGCTCGTGAAACGCGGCTGGACTCTTCAGAGCtgcaggagaaagaaaaaaaagagaaagactCCGTTAGGAACCAGCACTTGCTTTTTCAACGCCCCGTTCCTCCTGCTGTACAGAGACACCAGTCCGCAGCACCACAGTGCGCTCGGCGAACGCCCGCTGCCGTTTCATACTCCGCGTTCCCACTGATGGCCAACTCCAGTCAACATTTCCGACTGACGTTTAGTGATGTCATCTCCTTCCAGCCCGAATTCACGCTTCAGAACTCAGGCTCAGCCCGAGGGGTGAAGTCGGACCAGAGAACTGGGGATCCCCCTCTGAATTGGGAGCCAACTCGGGTCATTTAAAAATATGGAAGCAGAGGTGGGTGGAAGGCGACTGGAGCCCATACCCGGGTTCTGTGGTATTAGTACAGATTCACCCTGGATTTCTCTTTCAGTTGTTTCATCCCAGATGTAGAATATATGCAGACTCACACAGCCTGGCCATTTTATTAGAAACTCAcgctagccctgctgcacccagtcctggggttcagagctcccctcagtgaagtctagtattattaatattgcaatgatcaggagccaggagtttgagcagggttagaaactcacactagccctgctgctgctgcacccagtcctggggttcagagctcccctcagtgaagtctagtattattaatattgcaatgaacaggagccaggagtttgagcagggttagaaactcacactagccctgctgctgctgctgcacacagatctggggttcagagctcccctcagtgaagtctagtagcagtgcagcagcagggctagtgtgagtttctaaccctgctcaaactcctggctcctgatcattgcaatattaataatactagacttcactgaggggagctctgaaccccaggactgggtgcagcagcagcagggctagtgtgagtttctaaccctgcttaAAATGTTCTTCAAAAGACCTGCAGTCACATTGAATGCAAGTTGCCTTTAGTGTTTCTACATACAGCATTACTACCATGGGGGACGCAAAGAAATACCCAACTAAACGTTATAATGACAAGCTCTCCCGTCCCCTTCCCTCAGCTGCAGTGAACACGCATCCCTGTAGTTCCTCCAGTTTCTAATCTTGACAGTCGCATGTAAACGTTATTTCCTAAATGATGCTATTTATAGCCGGCTCTGTGCGGCAGACAGAGGGGGAATGCAAGGCAGAGAGGGGCTGTCGTTGACACACTTATATTTAAACCTGTCTGCATGGGTCTCCTATCAGCAAAATTAAAAACTGCCCACACCTGCTCCAATAATTCAACACTGGCTAAAaccatggggctgattcacctgctatagcactgtcaatagcacagcatgggactgattcacctgctatagcactgtcaatagcacagcatgggactgattcacctgctatagcactgtcaatagcaacAGCATAGCATGACAAgctgggactgattcacctgctatagcactgtcaatagcacagcatgggactgattcacctgctatagcactgtcaatagcacagcatggggctgattcacctgctatagcactgtcaatagcacagcatgggactgattcacctgctatagcactgtcaatagcacagcatgggactgattcacctgctatagcactgtcacacagcatgggactgattcacctgctatagcactgtcaatagcatggggctgattcacctgctatagcactgtcaatagcacagcatggggaatgattcacctgctatagcactgtcaatagcacagcatgggactgattcacctgctatagcactgtcaatagcacagcatgggactgattcacctgctatagcactgtcaatagcacagcatgggactgattcacctgctatagcactgtcaatagcacagcatgggatgattcacctgctatagcactgtcaatagcacagcatgggactgattcacctgctatagcactgtcaatagcacagcatgggactgattcacctgctatagcactgtcaatagcacagcatggggctgattcacctgctatagcactgtcaatagcacagcatgggactgattcacctgctatagcactgtcaatagcacagcatgggactgattcacctgctatagcactgtcaatagcacagcatgggactgattcacctgctatagcactgtcaatagcacagcatgggactgattcacctgctatagcactgtcaatagcacagcatgggactgattcacctgctatagcacagcatgggatattgacaacaacaaaaaaaacacactaattcCGATCGCCACACTTCTGCACTCACACTGCAACAACTTCCTGAAAACCTGCAGCAACTCGAGCTAAATGTTAATCTCCGAGAACTAAAAGGAAACACAACACAAAGCAGAATTGGTCTGTGCAACAGCCAGCCAGCCATGTACTCTCAATAACTGAGGCTCAAGAAGGTCCTGTCCAATCGGACAAGCGCTTCTCTGGACAGATCCAAAAATGCCCACAGCGAGTCGGACGCCCTCAGTTTAATCACCACTGCTATCGCCCTTGCATATGCACAAAGACACAGAGGCCTAAGACAGGCAGACCATTATTTTCTCCAGCAGGAAGTGAAATTGTGCTTCTGTATCAGACTGCACAAGAAAGCAACAGTCAAGAGAAACGCGCGTTTCCTCTTTCGGAATGCGTCTGCTGCTGatagcaaaacacaaacacaagcacccTACCACAGTTTCAATTCTCAAAAGCTCCCCTCTACCGTCTGTCTATTCACTGTGTGGCTTGTAATGCAATCTCAATCAAGACCAACTAACTAAAAATCTGGCTTCACTCCTTTCAGTAGGAGGCAGTGATTctgttaataaaactaataagaggtgagagaatggattttaaagatggtcagcgctcctttaaagggaggggtcagtgatcctgttaataaagctaataagaggtgagagaatggattttaaagatggtcagcgctcctttaaagggaggggtcagtgatcctgttaataaagctaataagaggtgagagaatggattttaaagatggtcagcgctcctttaaagggaggggtcagtgatcctgttaataaagctaataagaggtgagagaatggattttaaagatggtcagcgctcctttaaagggaggggccagtgatcctgttaataaagctaataagaggtgagagaatggattttaaagatggtcagcgctcctttaaagggaggggccagtgatcctgttaataaagctaataagaggtgagagaatggattttaaagatggtcagcgctcctttaaagggaggggtcagtgatacTGTTATCAGTAATaagaaaattgtattaaaaatgtattagaaaaaaaCAGGACAGGAAACCAGGAAGACAGACTCATAATTCTATAAAGAACAGATTCCTGATTCTCTGAACATCCCCACTCTGTATTGCTTGAAAGAAATCACAAAGCGCTCCACTGTCGTTTGTGTGTGGGCTTGTGTGTAAGAGTTAGAATGGTTAACCTGTGTCCCCCCCAGTGTCTGTTTCACTTCTGTGTTTCACTTGTTCAAAGCTAAGGAGTTTCACACCACGCAGCCTAGACTGTCACCCTGGAACGAATCCACAAGAGCAGCCAGTGAGAGCAGGGTTAGAAACGAGCAATACCCAAACTTGCTAGCCCTGATGCAAACTTGCTAGCCCTGATGCAAACTTGCTAGCCCTTATGTGAAGTGcttaagttggaatcaacaacagctgGGGGTCTAAAAACAGGCTTGCGTTGTATTTTCCCCAAAAAATGAACGGCGTTATAAACTTCGACCAATCGCCAGTTTGCACCTCGTTATTGAGCGCTTGCTGTCCCGCGTGCTGAGAAACTGGCACGGACAGCACCAGGacaggaagagagcggacagaaATTCACTCAGCCGTGTCACCTAAAACACCACAAAGCATCAAAACGACAGCgaggacacaaataaaatgtttaagttTATTGCCCATTACAGGTGTTGCTGTTTACAGAAAGGCTGGCTGGTTTGTGAAGGGCTACAGCCTGCGCGGGATGAAATAGCTCCGAATTGCTCCCTACGATAATTAAATGTACCCTCAGGTCTTCACTAGAGTCTCAATTTAGAGACATTTCACCTATTCGCTAGGtggctgcattattattatttttaattcgcagtgggagaaaaccgctTCAGCCAGTACAGTAGAATGTGCCAGAACTGACGGGCGCTGAATCTTTAGAGACTAAAGGaaaagcagatctttgagaaaGCTGGCAGACTGTATAAATGGATCTGAGTACGTGAAGGATCGCCTTCTGCTTTTGTCAGAGCTgccagtgattttttttcttctttttttttttactttttaaacgttGCAATAACTCTGCTGATTGTGAAGCACCCACACTATAATCTGACTggacaggtgatttatttgcaccgTGCGGGACCTTCATTTTCCACCACTGGTGCTCGAGCCCCAGAGCGTTCACAGAATCAcagcctgtgcacctattatgaCACCTGTGCACATAGTCTGAGAGGAAAAAAACGACactaaagtttggtgcttctttcatttgtttggtgtgcaaggtaatcaagcaTGCGATCCTCAGGTGTGAAAATgccctagtcaaagtccagacctaaaccctattgagatgttgcggcaggacctgaaactagcagtttgtgctcgaaaacccacaaaagtcaccgagttgaagcagttctgcatggaggagtgggccaaaattcctccacagcgctgagagagactgatcaataactacaggaatactgatcaataactacaggaagtatAAACCCGGtataaatctttttattattattattttacactcaCTTCAAAAGCGACGTGTTTCAGCAAATTCAAACGCCCAATAAACTTTGCACTTCGGCAACAAGAAAACAGCCCGACATGCATTGAAAAAAGTGcagggagggaaataagactctcattgcatagcagtttggtccTTGTTAcccagacacactgggggctaatcaagctcatagtaaaacctggaatgggtgacgctgctatgcaataggagtcttacttccagcGCTGTAGTGTGACAAACTTTCAGATTCAGATATTCTCaaaaacttgtgctaaagaatgtttttagcaggtttcatcacaattggacgaATAAGAGATATTTTAAAGCCTttttgtaaattcaatggcaaacgtttccactagaagtctctctcagcgtcttcagtgtaaattcaatggcaagcgtttccactagatgTCTCCTCTtcttcctgttgttttttttaactctgataTTAATAGCGCTCTAGTGCAGAAGGTGATTacccaagtctttttttttttgtatatatcctAATGAAACCATGAAAACAGACACACCCCTGAGTTCAGTGTGGTCAAAACCAGGCCTTTCTTTTCATCACCAAGCTTTctcaacacaaaacaactgaCAAGAACAGGGACAGCCGAACAAGCTCGGCATAACCGCACTGAAATGAGATCAAAGCCTGCTTTTCAATCCCGAACGGGACTTGATATTTCAGAGACACGCGACAAGTGTTGTGAGCAGCTGCTTTCATTCGAAGCCAGTTTAACTGACTAAGAAACAGTGCCTTCAATGCAAGTCTTGTATTGCCACTGCAGTGAGAATCTCATTCATACAGAATCCTGCCTACTTGCAATTTTGATAATTAGTGACGTGTTGGAATCAGTAGGGCTTCTTAGAAGAGACAAGGGAGGCAGAGCCTACTCAACTTTTCAAAATACGTTGCAgcgtatttaaggaaagcagccagtctgaTCAGGGCTGCTGGGTGAAGAAGCCCTATTAACAGTGTGCTCGAGTGTACAGGAAAAGGTACCATGTACAGCctttaaaatagtgttttgtacacctgtgtgtttttgttttcagcctAGCTGTCTGGTTGATTGGTTTAGAGTTCCTGTTAATGTTTTAGTTAGCGCTcgaaaagagctaggtgtttattttttgcttatttgtttattaaaaacagccgCAACGTTTTTGAAAATTCCAGGGTCCTGGGCGTGCTTTTAAAAGGGGCGACGAACCGGGGAAAGGAAGTTCCGGTTCACAATTCTTCTGCCTTAACAACTTCGCTTGGAAAATATTTCATGCAAAGCGTGTTAAAGTGATGTGCTCTTGAAATCTatatgctatattaatgttgtattttaaacatacgctGACACTGTGGAACAGTTACGTTTATTAGAATCAATTCCACCAgctgttggaattgattaaaagagaacgggaaattggaattgggaattgattttaaaaaggaattgaaaaacaggaattgacacTTTGTCATTCTTCCAGCTCATATCGATCACATTCAGCAGTCTCGCTACTGATTCGGACTGAATAGCAGAGCAGCGATAATGTTTCCACGACCGAGGattttgccttaaaaaaaaaaactcaggtggcatttattaaaaaaatcgACGGGTGTTTCGAAACAAGCCGTCCTTCCCTCACTTTTACAACCAAGCTTCCCAAGTCCGATTGGACGATTGCTTTCTTCTCCTCCCTGCCACTAGTTTACAGCCTCTGTCCGGATGAGAGGAAACCTTTTAAAAACGGGTTTTAATAATTAGAATAAACTGTAATTAGAACTGACCCCAGGTTTGCGCCTAGCGCAGAATACCCTATGAAGGGGTTTTAAAAGGGTTAGTTAGTTAAAAGGCTCAGTTCAACTGATCCACAATGGTAGTGAATGAAGAGACACCATCGCACACACTGGCAGCGCTGTGGGAGCAGCTGCAAACACAAACCTATTAGGATGTCAGCAAAATCGGTTTTGAAACTCCCAGCTGCgatagttattacattattattattatcattatgaaCGAGTCAGTTAGCAGAAGCTTTTACCCAAAGGGGTTGAACTATGCaccatcaacaactgctgcagtcCTTTACAAGAGAAGCACAAACAAGGACCtgatcagggtcacacacacacacacacagtgcgtcAGTCCTGAACTGGGAGTGAACCAGTAACCTCGTGGTAAccagcccctttctctaaccccTGGATCGACAAGCCTCCTTACAAACACCAAGGAAGGCAGCTGTCCCGACGCTTTCTAGCAGCCTCTGAAAAAGCAGCAGATCAGCGGTTTGCTGCAGTTGTGTGAGCCCTCTGTATAACTCGATTAGGAAGGATTCTCTCCAGGTTAATTTGTCTGCGAGACGCCCTGCACGCCGCTGGATTCAACGCATGTCTAAAGTTGATAGGGAAACGTTACATCCCTCTGTAGGTGTTCCAGCGGCCAGATTAATCCTGACAGCGTGAATGACAGCCAGAGCTAGCCCTCTGTACCACAGAGCGTGATCTGGTTCATAAACTATATAAAGCATCATTTAAGTCTTATTTGACATCCTGTAATGAAGGATACCGCTAACGTCAACAGGAAGTCCCTGATAGTAGGGCAgtagtatttcacgttagatttcaaaatgtcactgagctgcaaaagcggtgtgcaattcaacatgttaactcAGCATTATTCAGCAGCCTTCACTCCCCTTTGTGAAGCAAAGTGAGTTcgttctacagggtgatgcacaACTCTATTAGTTGATGCGTTGATGCGTTTCATAAGGGCTGTTTAAATCCTGCAGGTTTACACTGACATTTGGGCTGCCATCCTTCCCAGCAAGAGAGGCCAGTGGCATTGGCGGTCTCTCGACGGGCATTGAGGGCTTCAACGGTAAAAGATGTTAAACTTACGTGGCATGATTCCTTGGCCAACGAGTTCCTCCCTGGTTCTTCTGTGCTGAAGCTTGAGCTGGAGAACTGCATTGGAGAAGAGAAAGAAGGGCAGGGAGTGAACCAGCATGTAAACGAGAGGATTCAAAAATCAATCAATGAAGAAGCAGGAAGAGACTGCCGAGTTGCAGCTGAAGAGAGcccttatgtgtgtgtgtgtgtgtgtgtgtgtgtgtgtgtgtgtgtgggggggggggggggctgtgagAGAGGTTCCTGTTTCTTACAGAGAAAGTCAGTCAGTttgggtgcaaaaaaaaaaaaaaaaacagcgcttgtttccgtgtttaaaaaaaaagtttccaactAAACAGGAAGTTACGCGCCAGAAAAACTGTTTTGGTTTGACTGATAAGaaagtgtgtttatgtgtgtgtgagagagagacagacagagagagagagagagagagagagagagtgtgtgtgtgagtgtataatATATGCGTGTGTGAGAGagtaagagtgtgtgtgtgtgtttgtgtgtgcgagtgagagtgtgtgtgtgtgtgtgtgtgtgtgtgtgtgtgtgtgagagtgtgtgagagagtgtgtgtgtgtgtgtgtgtgtgtgtgtgtgtgtgtgtgtgtgtgtgtgtgtgtgtgtgtgtgtgtgtgtgtgtgtgtgtgtgtgtgtgtgtgtgtgtgtgtgtgtgtgtgtgtgtgtgtgtgtgtgtgtgtgtgtgtgtgtgtgtgtgtgtgtgtgtgtgtgtgtgtgtgtgtgtgtgtgtgtgtgtgtgtgtgtgtgtgtgtgtgtgtgtgtgtgtgtgtgtgtgagtgtgtgtgtgtgtgtgtgtgtgtgtgtgtgtgtgtgtgtgtgtgtgtgtgtgtgtgtgtgtgtgtgtgtgtgtgtgtgtgtgtgtgtgagtgagagtgtgtgtgtgtgtgtgtgtgtgtgtgtgtgtgtgtgtgtgtgtgtgtgtgtgtgtgtgtgtgtgtgtgtgtgtgtgtgtgtgtgtgtgtgtgtgtgtgtgtgtgtgtgtgtgtgtgtgtgtgtgtgtgtgtgtgtgtgtgtgtgtgtgtgtgtgtgtgtgtgtgtgtgtgtgtgtgtgtgtgtgtgtgtgtgtgtgtgtgtgtgtgtgtgtgtgtgtgtgtgtgtgtgtgtgtgtgtgtgtgtgtgtgtgtgtgtgtgtgtgtgtgtgtgtgtgtgtgtgtgtgtgtgtgtgtgtgtgtgtgtgtgtgtgtgtgtgtgtgtgtgtgtgtgtgtgtgtgtgtg from Polyodon spathula isolate WHYD16114869_AA unplaced genomic scaffold, ASM1765450v1 scaffolds_1226, whole genome shotgun sequence includes these protein-coding regions:
- the LOC121309350 gene encoding myocardin-related transcription factor A-like; translation: MLVHSLPFFLFSNAVLQLKLQHRRTREELVGQGIMPPLKSPAAFHEQRKSLERARTEDYLKRKIRSRPERSELVRMHILEETSAEPSLQAKQLKLKRARLADDLNEKIAQRPGPIELIEKNILPVDSNLKEAIIGEERH
- the LOC121309349 gene encoding cornifin-B-like → MHCPLRTAQYTLPRTAQYTLPRTAPYALPSAPCHALPSTPCHALPSTPCHALPSAPCHALPSAPCHALPSTPCHALPSAHCHALPLTHCPVHPATHCPVHTATHCPLRTAQYTLPRTAQCTLPRTAQYTLPRTAPYALP